One window of the Perca fluviatilis chromosome 5, GENO_Pfluv_1.0, whole genome shotgun sequence genome contains the following:
- the LOC120559113 gene encoding neurexophilin-2-like translates to MEKHCCKMRALCLNFAITCLWLLPSAVQETARPLDFRSQQWREEEGETGDTVGAALKVKHIFKDLQVISTKQKTPAYGSLGPYGWPQNVSQALDQYLYRPPPKSKPSLKTSPKAKKILGWGDFYFNVKTVKFSLLVTGKIVDHINGTFSVYFRHNSSRLGNISVSIIPPSKAVGWEVLDLTAQSVHTKNSVLVPDLPSQFQSPPQSTSFTPPDQQKQQQQDMVMVNELNCRIEYQRTNRSKKTKPCMYDPGQTCYSENTQSQAAWICAKPFKVICIFIAFTGTDYRLVQKICPDHNF, encoded by the coding sequence GTCCAAGAAACAGCCAGGCCCTTAGATTTTCGGAGCCAAcaatggagagaggaggaaggagaaacAGGAGACACTGTGGGAGCTGCTTTGAAAGTTAAACATATCTTCAAAGACTTACAGGTCATCTCcaccaaacaaaaaacacctgCTTACGGCTCTCTCGGCCCGTACGGTTGGCCTCAGAACGTCTCCCAAGCCCTGGATCAGTATTTGTACCGCCCTCCTCCTAAATCCAAACCTTCTCTTAAAACATCCCCAAAGGCCAAGAAGATCCTGGGCTGGGGTGATTTTTACTTTAATGTAAAAACTGTGAAGTTCAGCCTCCTGGTGACGGGGAAAATCGTGGACCACATCAACGGCACGTTCAGCGTCTATTTCCGCCACAACTCATCCCGCCTGGGGAACATATCCGTCAGCATCATCCCGCCCTCCAAAGCTGTAGGATGGGAGGTTTTGGATCTGACAGCTCAGAGCGTTCACACCAAAAACTCAGTCCTGGTTCCGGATCTGCCGTCCCAGTTCCAGAGCCCGCCTCAGTCCACCAGCTTTACTCCTCCAGaccagcagaagcagcagcagcaggacatGGTGATGGTTAATGAACTCAACTGCCGGATTGAATACCAGAGAACCAACCGGTCCAAGAAGACTAAGCCCTGCATGTACGACCCAGGGCAGACCTGCTACTCAGAAAACACCCAGTCCCAGGCTGCCTGGATCTGCGCCAAGCCCTTTAAGGTTATATGCATCTTCATCGCCTTCACCGGCACCGATTACAGGCTGGTGCAGAAGATCTGTCCGGACCACAACTTTTAG